Proteins encoded by one window of Pseudonocardia alni:
- the ruvX gene encoding Holliday junction resolvase RuvX, which produces MTLTRGRRLGIDVGAVRVGVALCDPDGILATPVETVPRDAEGGADVRRIAALVAEHDVVGVVLGLPRNLRGEDGPAAVAAREFAAALEAGLAAAGCAVPIELTDERMTTVVATRQLAGRGVRGRKQRAVIDQQAAVAILQGWLDTTRGT; this is translated from the coding sequence GTGACCCTCACCCGCGGGCGGCGCCTGGGCATCGACGTCGGCGCCGTCCGCGTCGGGGTCGCCCTGTGCGACCCGGACGGGATCCTCGCGACCCCGGTCGAGACCGTGCCCCGCGACGCCGAGGGCGGCGCCGACGTGCGCCGGATCGCCGCGCTGGTGGCCGAGCACGACGTCGTCGGCGTCGTGCTCGGGCTGCCCCGGAACCTGCGCGGCGAGGACGGTCCGGCCGCCGTCGCCGCACGGGAGTTCGCCGCCGCGCTGGAGGCGGGGCTCGCCGCGGCCGGGTGCGCGGTCCCGATCGAGCTGACCGACGAGCGGATGACGACCGTCGTCGCGACCCGGCAGCTGGCCGGGCGCGGCGTGCGCGGCCGCAAGCAGCGTGCGGTCATCGACCAGCAGGCCGCGGTGGCCATCCTGCAGGGCTGGCTGGATACCACCCGCGGAACCTGA
- a CDS encoding endolytic transglycosylase MltG: protein MHFRRRRLALLGSALLAGAVLVAVGLYLRGADDYAGSGSGSVVVLVESGDSTSAIGETLVGLDVVKSRAAFVEAAAEEPDIQRVQPGYYELRSQMSGDSAVEGLLDPERRVGFFDVKGGVQLDDTRAPDGTVSPGVLSQISRATCLGTADGDARCTDVDALRAAMADADPASIAVPEWARAGYRAAAPERRMEGLVAPGPYDLDPRGTPEQVLRQVLTASATRLEAAGLGGENAYRTLVLASVVEKEALFPDMPKVARVIENRLAVNQRLEMDSTVNYPLDVQALRTTAEARSTPGPYNTYLNTGLPPTPVASVSTAALSAAESPAAGPWLFFVRCTTEGASCFATTYPEHLGNVDRARAAGAF from the coding sequence GTGCACTTCCGGCGGCGGCGGCTCGCCCTGCTGGGGTCGGCGTTGCTGGCCGGCGCGGTACTCGTCGCCGTCGGCCTGTACCTGCGCGGCGCCGACGACTACGCCGGTTCCGGGAGTGGATCGGTCGTGGTGCTGGTGGAGTCGGGCGACTCCACCAGCGCGATCGGGGAGACCCTGGTCGGGCTGGACGTGGTGAAGTCCCGGGCCGCGTTCGTCGAGGCCGCCGCCGAGGAGCCCGACATCCAGCGGGTCCAGCCCGGTTACTACGAGCTGCGATCGCAGATGTCCGGCGACTCCGCGGTGGAGGGGCTGCTCGACCCGGAGCGGCGCGTCGGGTTCTTCGACGTCAAGGGCGGCGTCCAGCTCGACGACACCCGCGCCCCGGACGGCACCGTCTCCCCGGGCGTGCTGTCCCAGATCTCCCGCGCCACCTGCCTCGGCACCGCGGACGGGGACGCCCGCTGCACCGACGTCGACGCGCTGCGCGCCGCGATGGCCGACGCCGACCCGGCCTCGATCGCCGTCCCCGAATGGGCCCGCGCGGGCTACCGGGCGGCCGCCCCCGAACGGCGGATGGAGGGACTGGTCGCCCCCGGGCCGTACGACCTGGACCCGCGCGGCACCCCGGAGCAGGTGCTGCGCCAGGTGCTCACCGCGTCGGCGACCAGGCTGGAGGCCGCCGGGCTGGGCGGGGAGAACGCCTACCGCACCCTCGTCCTCGCCTCCGTCGTGGAGAAGGAGGCGCTCTTCCCCGACATGCCGAAGGTGGCCCGGGTGATCGAGAACCGGCTCGCGGTGAACCAGCGCCTGGAGATGGACTCCACCGTCAACTACCCGCTCGACGTGCAGGCGCTGCGCACCACGGCCGAGGCCCGCAGCACCCCCGGGCCGTACAACACCTACCTCAACACCGGGCTGCCGCCGACGCCCGTCGCCTCGGTGTCCACCGCGGCGCTGTCGGCCGCGGAGTCCCCGGCCGCGGGCCCGTGGCTGTTCTTCGTGCGGTGCACCACCGAGGGCGCCTCCTGCTTCGCCACGACCTACCCCGAGCACCTCGGCAACGTCGACCGCGCCCGCGCCGCCGGAGCGTTCTGA
- a CDS encoding 2,3-butanediol dehydrogenase, with protein MRAVVYRGPGDLDITDVPEGEVGPGEVRLQVGFNGICGSDLHEYYAGPIFIPNGEKHPLTGRELPLTLGHEFSGTVVEIGAGVEGVAEGDRVAVMPLYTCGTCSRCSEGRYNVCAQIGFHGLMADGGMAETTVVPAHMLHPLPENVSLEMGALVEPMAVAYHAAELGGVNPGDTALVFGAGPIGIGLWFALRGMGVEDVRVVEPSATRRGAIERLGAHTLDPTAQDVPAIVADLTNGRGADACYDAAGVAPAVATALESLGAGRPMVSVAIYETPLVTPLLNLVLGESRIQGSLCYTHSDYRAVIELMAKGHYDTTGWMEKIAMRDVVEEGFEALHAGRKMKVLVDPSLA; from the coding sequence ATGCGTGCGGTCGTCTACCGGGGGCCCGGGGACCTCGATATCACCGACGTGCCCGAGGGCGAGGTGGGTCCCGGCGAGGTCCGTCTCCAGGTCGGGTTCAACGGCATCTGCGGCTCGGACCTGCACGAGTACTACGCGGGCCCGATCTTCATCCCGAACGGGGAGAAGCACCCGCTGACCGGCCGCGAGCTGCCGCTGACCCTCGGCCACGAGTTCTCCGGCACCGTCGTCGAGATCGGGGCCGGCGTCGAGGGCGTCGCCGAGGGCGACCGGGTCGCGGTGATGCCGCTCTACACCTGCGGGACCTGCTCACGCTGTTCCGAGGGCCGCTACAACGTGTGCGCGCAGATCGGCTTCCACGGTCTGATGGCCGACGGCGGCATGGCCGAGACGACCGTCGTCCCGGCGCACATGCTGCACCCGCTGCCGGAGAACGTGTCGCTGGAGATGGGCGCGCTCGTCGAACCCATGGCCGTGGCCTACCACGCGGCCGAGCTCGGCGGGGTGAACCCGGGCGACACGGCGCTGGTGTTCGGCGCCGGGCCGATCGGGATCGGCCTGTGGTTCGCGCTGCGCGGCATGGGCGTGGAGGACGTCCGCGTCGTCGAGCCGTCGGCGACCCGGCGCGGCGCGATCGAGCGGCTCGGCGCGCACACCCTCGACCCGACCGCCCAGGACGTACCGGCGATCGTGGCAGACCTGACGAACGGCCGCGGCGCCGACGCCTGCTACGACGCCGCGGGGGTGGCCCCGGCCGTCGCGACCGCGCTGGAATCGCTGGGGGCGGGCCGCCCGATGGTGAGCGTCGCGATCTACGAGACGCCGCTGGTGACCCCGCTGCTCAACCTGGTCCTCGGGGAGTCCCGCATCCAGGGCTCGCTCTGCTACACCCACTCCGACTACCGGGCGGTGATCGAGCTGATGGCGAAGGGTCACTACGACACCACCGGCTGGATGGAGAAGATCGCCATGCGCGACGTCGTCGAGGAGGGCTTCGAGGCGCTGCACGCGGGCCGGAAGATGAAGGTCCTGGTCGACCCGTCCCTGGCCTGA
- a CDS encoding spermidine synthase, giving the protein MGSRAPQGDRRAGAVVRAEVDHGVAELVQDAARPSSWTLLLDGTAQSHVDLDDPEHLEFEYVRRIAHLVDLAAPPAVPLRVLHLGGGAWTLARYVAATRPGSAQTVVELDGELAALVAHRLPGPGVADGLAVVTGEARATLGRFAPASFDVVVVDVFAGARTPAQVTTAEFLTAVRRVLAPTGMHVANLGDGAPWPFLPGQIATAGAAFAELALVAAPDVLHGRRFGNLVLAASDRELPVPGVTRRSAGDPFPARVLDDADTRALGRGAGVITDACAAPSPRPPEGFWGQ; this is encoded by the coding sequence ATGGGTTCCAGAGCGCCGCAGGGTGACCGCCGGGCCGGGGCGGTGGTCCGCGCCGAGGTCGACCACGGTGTCGCCGAGCTGGTGCAGGACGCGGCGCGGCCGTCGTCGTGGACGCTGCTGCTCGACGGGACGGCCCAGTCCCATGTGGACCTCGACGACCCCGAGCACCTCGAGTTCGAGTACGTCCGCCGGATCGCCCACCTCGTCGACCTCGCCGCGCCGCCCGCGGTGCCGCTGCGGGTACTGCACCTGGGCGGCGGGGCGTGGACGCTGGCCCGCTACGTCGCCGCGACCCGCCCCGGGTCGGCCCAGACCGTCGTCGAGCTCGACGGTGAGCTGGCCGCCCTGGTCGCGCACCGGCTGCCGGGCCCGGGGGTCGCCGACGGGCTGGCCGTGGTCACGGGGGAGGCGCGCGCCACCCTCGGCCGGTTCGCGCCCGCGTCGTTCGACGTCGTGGTCGTCGACGTGTTCGCCGGGGCCCGTACCCCGGCCCAGGTCACGACGGCGGAGTTCCTCACCGCCGTCCGCCGGGTGCTCGCGCCGACCGGGATGCACGTGGCGAACCTCGGCGACGGCGCCCCCTGGCCGTTCCTGCCCGGCCAGATCGCGACGGCCGGGGCGGCGTTCGCCGAGCTCGCGCTCGTCGCCGCCCCGGACGTGCTGCACGGACGCCGGTTCGGCAACCTCGTGCTCGCCGCGTCGGACCGGGAGCTGCCGGTGCCCGGGGTGACCCGCCGGTCGGCCGGGGACCCGTTCCCGGCCCGGGTCCTCGACGACGCCGACACCCGCGCCCTGGGGCGCGGCGCGGGCGTCATCACCGACGCGTGCGCCGCACCCTCGCCCCGGCCGCCGGAGGGCTTCTGGGGGCAGTGA
- a CDS encoding prepilin peptidase, translating to MVTVTVAAPVLVAAVLGGGAGVATRRWLARLPRGAPVPAGWCEAGLALCGAVTAGLVVSGLLDPRWTALLAVLSWLAVAGSATDLLVRRLPNALTLPALALVPAALVPAGGAAVGRGLAGAVLLGGAYLVVHLVSPRAMGGGDVKLAGPVGAAAAGAGWAVLPVVAVLAAVVSAAVALVAVGAGRAGWGSRLPHGPVLLGAALAVVVPAVVVLSGVRIPG from the coding sequence ATGGTCACCGTCACCGTCGCTGCTCCCGTCCTGGTCGCCGCCGTCCTCGGCGGGGGCGCCGGCGTCGCGACCCGGCGGTGGCTGGCCCGGCTGCCGCGCGGCGCACCGGTGCCGGCCGGGTGGTGCGAGGCGGGGCTGGCGCTGTGCGGGGCGGTGACGGCGGGGCTGGTCGTCTCGGGGCTGCTCGACCCGCGGTGGACGGCGCTGCTCGCGGTGCTGTCCTGGCTGGCCGTGGCGGGATCCGCGACCGACCTGCTGGTGCGGCGGCTGCCGAACGCGCTCACCCTGCCCGCGCTCGCGCTGGTGCCCGCGGCGCTCGTGCCGGCCGGGGGTGCCGCGGTGGGGCGCGGCCTGGCCGGGGCGGTGCTGCTCGGCGGGGCCTACCTGGTGGTGCACCTGGTCTCGCCGCGGGCGATGGGCGGCGGCGACGTGAAGCTCGCCGGCCCGGTGGGCGCCGCGGCCGCCGGTGCGGGATGGGCGGTGCTGCCGGTGGTCGCGGTGCTGGCCGCGGTCGTCTCGGCGGCGGTGGCGCTCGTCGCGGTCGGGGCCGGGCGGGCCGGGTGGGGGAGCAGGCTGCCGCACGGCCCGGTCCTGCTCGGTGCGGCACTGGCGGTCGTGGTGCCCGCGGTCGTGGTGCTGTCGGGGGTCCGGATCCCCGGGTGA
- the aroC gene encoding chorismate synthase: protein MLRWITAGESHGPALVGVLEGMVAGVSVTTKELQAELARRKLGYGRSPRMAFEADELEVIGGLRHGLTQGGPVAVRIANTEWPKWETVMAADPVDPELIAHRARNAPLTRPRPGHADLAGMTKYGFDEARPVLERASARETAARVVLGTVAKAFLQQALGVTIVSHVVGIGAVDAPDDEPLPGPADLDRIDANPVRAFTDATGAAMAAEIDAAHEAGDTLGGVIEVIAYGMPVGVGTYVQADRRLDARLAAALMGIQAMKGVEIGDGFRTAHRRGSVAHDEMVPAGSPGQGPAGTVPVTRLTNRAGGIEGGMTNGEPVRVRVAMKPISTVPRALRTIDTTTGEEATAIHQRSDACAVPRAGVVVETMVALVLAQAALEKFGGDSLDETRRNLASYLAGQR from the coding sequence GTGCTGCGATGGATCACCGCCGGGGAGTCCCACGGTCCGGCCCTGGTGGGCGTGCTGGAGGGCATGGTCGCCGGGGTCTCGGTCACCACCAAGGAGCTGCAGGCCGAGCTGGCCCGCCGCAAGCTCGGCTACGGCCGCAGCCCGCGGATGGCGTTCGAGGCCGACGAGCTGGAGGTCATCGGCGGCCTGCGGCACGGCCTCACGCAGGGCGGGCCGGTCGCGGTCCGCATCGCCAACACCGAGTGGCCCAAGTGGGAGACGGTGATGGCCGCCGACCCGGTGGACCCGGAGCTGATCGCGCACCGCGCCCGCAACGCGCCGCTGACCCGGCCCCGTCCCGGCCACGCCGACCTCGCCGGCATGACCAAGTACGGCTTCGACGAGGCCCGCCCGGTCCTGGAGCGCGCCAGCGCACGCGAGACCGCCGCCCGCGTCGTGCTCGGCACCGTCGCCAAGGCGTTCCTGCAGCAGGCCCTCGGCGTGACGATCGTGTCCCACGTCGTGGGCATCGGCGCCGTCGACGCCCCGGACGACGAGCCGCTGCCCGGCCCCGCCGATCTCGACCGCATCGACGCCAACCCGGTGCGCGCCTTCACCGACGCCACCGGCGCCGCGATGGCCGCCGAGATCGACGCCGCGCACGAGGCGGGCGACACCCTCGGCGGGGTCATCGAGGTCATCGCCTACGGGATGCCGGTCGGCGTCGGCACCTACGTGCAGGCCGACCGCCGGCTCGACGCCCGGCTCGCCGCCGCGCTGATGGGCATCCAGGCGATGAAGGGCGTCGAGATCGGCGACGGCTTCCGCACCGCGCACCGCCGCGGCTCCGTCGCCCATGACGAGATGGTCCCCGCCGGTTCGCCCGGGCAGGGTCCGGCGGGCACCGTGCCGGTCACCCGGCTCACCAACCGGGCCGGCGGCATCGAGGGCGGCATGACCAACGGTGAGCCGGTCCGGGTCCGCGTCGCGATGAAGCCCATCTCCACCGTCCCCCGGGCGCTGCGCACCATCGACACCACCACCGGCGAGGAGGCCACCGCCATCCACCAGCGCTCCGACGCCTGCGCCGTGCCGCGTGCCGGGGTCGTCGTCGAGACGATGGTGGCGCTGGTGCTGGCCCAGGCCGCACTGGAGAAGTTCGGCGGCGACTCGCTCGACGAGACCCGCCGCAACCTGGCCTCCTACCTGGCGGGGCAGCGGTGA
- a CDS encoding shikimate kinase, whose product MTAPAPTPAPDAEGRPWVVLVGPPGSGKSTVGSLLAQRLGLNFADTDAAIVARIGKPIAEMFVQEGEAAFRALEREVVAEELRAGHGVLALGGGSVLAAETRALLAGHRVVALEVDLADGMRRTGMSTARPLLAGVNPRATFRALLAERAPLYAEVATVAVTTVRRSPNQVVAAVLAELGHGPSALPEASPDAADPFDRPTPRQDSTLPAPGFGSPQHGAGTERAEA is encoded by the coding sequence GTGACCGCGCCGGCCCCCACCCCGGCCCCCGACGCCGAGGGCCGCCCCTGGGTGGTGCTCGTCGGCCCGCCCGGGTCCGGGAAGAGCACGGTCGGCTCGCTGCTCGCGCAGCGGCTCGGGCTGAACTTCGCCGACACCGACGCCGCAATCGTCGCCCGCATCGGCAAGCCGATCGCGGAGATGTTCGTGCAGGAGGGCGAGGCCGCGTTCCGCGCGCTGGAGCGCGAGGTCGTCGCGGAGGAGCTGCGCGCCGGGCACGGCGTCCTCGCCCTCGGCGGCGGCTCCGTGCTGGCCGCCGAGACCCGCGCCCTGCTCGCGGGGCACCGCGTGGTCGCCCTCGAGGTGGACCTCGCCGACGGGATGCGCCGCACCGGGATGTCCACCGCGCGCCCGCTGCTGGCCGGGGTGAACCCGCGGGCGACGTTCCGGGCGCTGCTCGCCGAGCGGGCCCCGCTCTACGCCGAGGTCGCCACCGTGGCGGTCACGACGGTGCGCCGCAGCCCCAACCAGGTCGTCGCCGCCGTGCTGGCCGAGCTCGGGCACGGCCCGTCCGCGCTGCCCGAGGCCTCCCCGGACGCCGCCGACCCGTTCGACCGGCCCACCCCGCGCCAGGACTCGACACTGCCGGCGCCCGGCTTCGGCTCGCCGCAGCACGGGGCCGGCACCGAGCGGGCGGAGGCCTGA
- the aroB gene encoding 3-dehydroquinate synthase, whose protein sequence is MTSTPSGTLPDTSGTTESDGSVRIDVRTEQPYPVLVGAGVAARLAEVVVGTGAGRVLVLHPPTLADRAGAARAELEAAGLAAVTHEVPDAEDGKSLASLADCWDACARAALTRADVVVGFGGGAVTDLAGFVAATWMRGVRVVHVPTTLLAMVDAAVGGKTGINTAAGKNLVGAFHEPSAVLVDLDTLRTLPRPELVAGSAEVWKAGFIADPVILDRVRADPAAALDPAGPVLGELVRRAIRVKADVVGADLRESHLREILNYGHTLGHAVERRERYRWRHGNAVAVGLVFAAELARAAGRLDDATADLHREVLELVGLPTRYEPGVLDELTETMRGDKKSRAGTLRFVVLDGLAEPGRLEGPDPALLETAYAAISG, encoded by the coding sequence ATGACGTCCACACCGTCCGGCACGCTGCCCGACACCTCCGGCACCACCGAGTCCGACGGCTCGGTCCGCATCGACGTCCGCACCGAGCAGCCCTATCCGGTGCTCGTCGGCGCCGGGGTGGCCGCGCGGCTGGCCGAGGTCGTCGTCGGTACCGGGGCCGGCCGGGTCCTCGTGCTGCACCCGCCGACGCTCGCCGACCGCGCCGGTGCCGCCCGCGCCGAGCTGGAGGCCGCCGGGCTGGCCGCGGTCACCCACGAGGTGCCCGACGCCGAGGACGGCAAGTCCCTGGCCTCGCTGGCCGACTGCTGGGACGCCTGTGCCCGTGCCGCGCTGACCCGGGCCGACGTGGTCGTCGGGTTCGGCGGGGGAGCGGTCACCGACCTGGCGGGGTTCGTCGCCGCGACCTGGATGCGCGGGGTACGGGTCGTGCACGTCCCGACCACGCTGCTCGCGATGGTCGACGCCGCCGTCGGCGGGAAGACCGGCATCAACACCGCCGCCGGGAAGAACCTGGTGGGCGCCTTCCACGAGCCGTCCGCGGTGCTCGTCGACCTCGACACGCTGCGCACGCTGCCGCGTCCCGAGCTCGTCGCCGGGTCCGCGGAGGTGTGGAAGGCCGGGTTCATCGCCGACCCGGTCATCCTCGACCGCGTCCGCGCCGACCCGGCCGCCGCGCTGGACCCGGCCGGGCCGGTGCTCGGCGAGCTGGTGCGCCGCGCGATCCGGGTGAAGGCCGACGTCGTCGGGGCGGACCTGCGCGAGTCGCACCTGCGGGAGATCCTCAACTACGGCCACACCCTCGGCCACGCCGTGGAGCGCCGCGAGCGCTACCGGTGGCGGCACGGCAACGCCGTCGCGGTCGGCCTGGTGTTCGCCGCCGAGCTGGCCCGCGCCGCGGGGCGGCTCGACGACGCCACCGCCGACCTGCACCGCGAGGTGCTGGAGCTGGTCGGGCTGCCGACGCGCTACGAGCCCGGCGTGCTCGACGAGCTGACCGAGACCATGCGCGGGGACAAGAAGTCCCGGGCCGGGACGCTGCGCTTCGTCGTGCTCGACGGCCTCGCCGAGCCGGGGCGGCTGGAGGGCCCGGACCCGGCGCTGCTGGAGACCGCGTACGCCGCGATCTCCGGCTGA
- a CDS encoding HdeD family acid-resistance protein has protein sequence MVDASDGTGRAPTAEDATSHGVRGLVVLRGVLVLLFGLAVLVTPGLALLVLIYVFAAYALVDGVVAVVLGIRHRGERPGWGWAVAQGVVSAVAGLAAFALPGTAALFFLYVVAFWAIVAGVVTAVSANEVRRHGGPWGWVAGRAVLDVLFGVLLLVWPASGILAMLWLVGAFALAAGVLLLVQAFGSRTHPALG, from the coding sequence ATGGTCGACGCGAGTGACGGAACGGGACGGGCGCCCACCGCCGAGGACGCCACATCACACGGGGTCCGCGGACTCGTCGTACTCCGCGGTGTCCTGGTCCTGCTGTTCGGGCTGGCCGTGCTGGTGACCCCTGGCCTGGCCCTGCTGGTGCTGATCTACGTCTTCGCCGCGTACGCGCTGGTCGACGGCGTCGTCGCGGTCGTGCTCGGGATCCGGCACCGGGGCGAGCGCCCCGGCTGGGGCTGGGCCGTCGCGCAGGGCGTGGTGTCGGCCGTCGCCGGTCTGGCGGCCTTCGCGCTGCCCGGGACCGCGGCGCTGTTCTTCCTGTACGTGGTCGCGTTCTGGGCGATCGTCGCCGGAGTCGTCACCGCGGTCTCGGCCAACGAGGTCCGCCGGCACGGCGGTCCGTGGGGGTGGGTCGCCGGACGGGCCGTGCTCGACGTGCTGTTCGGCGTCCTGCTGCTCGTGTGGCCGGCGTCCGGCATCCTCGCGATGCTGTGGCTGGTCGGGGCGTTCGCCCTGGCCGCAGGGGTGCTGCTGCTCGTGCAGGCATTCGGGTCGCGTACCCACCCCGCCCTCGGCTGA
- a CDS encoding YihY/virulence factor BrkB family protein, whose product MRDVIRDGLRRLRELPARSSLVGHARRAADRYRHQRGNHLSAAVAFYTVIAAVPLLLVLFFALGLLVFWRTTSRDDLVLAVEAAFPAGLTGAVAPAVEAAADRSRSLVGIGALGVLWAGSTWTSYLREALSAQFRLPAERIVSPRRVLWDLGALAVLGVAVLASVVVTFAVTGLAGFTLELVGVRDALGGRVALRVLGAVVVLVLDWAVFCFVLARLPRRPVPPGRVVRPAAVGAVALELLKLGVALVVGAVSDTAGGAVFGTVLATLFFLFLLSRLLVFSAAWIATDGTDPAPGSETDVVEDPAQRVR is encoded by the coding sequence GTGCGCGACGTGATCCGGGACGGCCTGCGACGGCTCCGTGAGCTCCCCGCCCGGTCGTCCCTGGTGGGGCACGCCCGCCGGGCCGCCGACCGCTACCGCCACCAGCGCGGCAACCACCTGTCCGCCGCGGTCGCGTTCTACACCGTGATCGCGGCGGTGCCGCTGCTGCTCGTCCTGTTCTTCGCCCTCGGGCTGCTCGTGTTCTGGCGCACCACCTCCCGCGACGACCTGGTCCTCGCCGTCGAGGCGGCGTTCCCGGCCGGGCTGACCGGCGCCGTCGCCCCCGCCGTGGAGGCCGCCGCCGACCGCAGCCGGTCGCTCGTCGGGATCGGTGCGCTCGGGGTGCTGTGGGCCGGGTCGACGTGGACGTCGTACCTGCGGGAGGCGCTGTCGGCGCAGTTCCGGCTGCCCGCCGAGCGGATCGTCTCGCCGCGCCGGGTCCTGTGGGACCTGGGCGCGCTGGCCGTGCTCGGCGTCGCCGTCCTCGCCTCGGTGGTGGTGACGTTCGCCGTGACCGGGCTGGCCGGGTTCACCCTGGAGCTGGTCGGCGTCCGCGACGCGCTCGGCGGCCGGGTCGCGCTGCGGGTGCTCGGCGCCGTCGTGGTGCTGGTCCTGGACTGGGCCGTGTTCTGCTTCGTACTGGCCCGGCTGCCGCGCCGGCCGGTCCCGCCGGGCCGGGTCGTGCGTCCCGCCGCCGTCGGCGCGGTCGCGCTGGAGCTGCTCAAGCTCGGGGTCGCGCTCGTCGTCGGCGCCGTGTCCGACACCGCGGGCGGGGCCGTGTTCGGCACCGTGCTCGCGACGCTGTTCTTCCTGTTCCTGCTGTCGCGGCTGCTGGTGTTCTCCGCGGCGTGGATCGCGACCGACGGGACCGACCCCGCACCCGGGTCGGAGACCGACGTCGTCGAGGACCCGGCACAGCGGGTCCGGTAG
- a CDS encoding MBL fold metallo-hydrolase — translation MGLYFRQLLSGQDYAVGDPVATQMVNFSYLIGDDETREAVVVDPAYSPDELLATLDADGMRLTGVLATHHHPDHVGGTMMGFDLVGVAQLIGSHPVPIHVQRAEADYVTRVTGLSATDLTPHDHDDVVEVGNVAIRLLHTPGHTPGSQCFLVPGPDGDRLVAGDTLFLQGCGRTDFPGGDTAQMYHSLQQLAALKGNPTVYPGHRYSPASNAPLDDVRATNTVYRATSAEQFVAAFGS, via the coding sequence ATGGGTCTCTACTTCCGCCAGCTGCTGTCGGGCCAGGACTACGCCGTGGGTGACCCGGTGGCCACCCAGATGGTCAACTTCTCGTACCTGATCGGCGACGACGAGACCCGCGAGGCCGTCGTCGTCGACCCGGCCTACTCCCCCGACGAGCTGCTCGCGACCCTCGACGCCGACGGCATGCGCCTGACCGGGGTGCTGGCCACGCACCACCACCCCGACCACGTCGGCGGCACGATGATGGGCTTCGACCTCGTCGGCGTCGCGCAGCTGATCGGGTCGCACCCGGTGCCGATCCACGTGCAGCGCGCCGAGGCCGACTACGTGACGCGGGTGACCGGGCTGTCGGCCACCGACCTGACCCCGCACGACCACGACGACGTCGTCGAGGTGGGGAACGTCGCGATCCGGCTGCTGCACACCCCCGGTCACACCCCGGGCAGCCAGTGCTTCCTGGTGCCCGGCCCGGACGGCGACCGGCTCGTCGCCGGGGACACGCTGTTCCTGCAGGGCTGCGGGCGCACCGACTTCCCGGGCGGCGACACCGCGCAGATGTACCACTCGCTGCAGCAGCTGGCCGCGCTGAAGGGCAACCCGACGGTCTACCCGGGGCACCGGTACTCCCCGGCGTCGAACGCCCCGCTCGACGACGTGCGGGCCACCAACACCGTCTACCGGGCGACCTCGGCCGAGCAGTTCGTGGCCGCGTTCGGGTCATGA
- a CDS encoding M24 family metallopeptidase, with protein sequence MSHPARRDALRALLPAAGLDALLVTDLIDVRHLTGFTGSNAAAVIAADPGDDLLCTDGRYRVQAAEQCPDLEVLVDRPSAPAAAARVPAGLTLGYDSATLTVDGLAAVRDAVPGRRLRRAPGLAGRLRAVKDAGEVERIAAACALADTALRALLDDGGLRPGRTEADVALDLDERMRRLGADGPAFDTILAAGPHSAVPHHRPTGTELRRGDLVKIDFGAALDGYHSDTTRTFCLGPAADWQRELHGLVDAAAAAGRAALVAGASVTAVDAAARDVITAAGHGERFPHGLGHGVGLAVHEPPWLGITATGRIDAGNVVTVEPGVYLDGRGGVRIEDTLHVVAGGPAVPLTGLPRELIEI encoded by the coding sequence ATGTCCCACCCCGCCCGGCGCGACGCCCTGCGCGCCCTGCTCCCCGCCGCCGGACTGGACGCGCTGCTGGTCACCGACCTGATCGACGTCCGGCACCTCACCGGGTTCACCGGCTCCAACGCCGCCGCGGTGATCGCCGCCGACCCGGGCGACGACCTGCTCTGCACCGACGGGCGCTACCGGGTGCAGGCCGCGGAGCAGTGCCCCGACCTGGAGGTCCTCGTCGACCGGCCGAGCGCGCCGGCCGCCGCGGCCCGGGTCCCCGCCGGGCTGACCCTCGGCTACGACTCGGCGACCCTCACCGTCGACGGGCTGGCCGCGGTCCGTGACGCCGTCCCCGGCCGCAGGCTGCGCCGCGCCCCCGGCCTGGCCGGGCGGCTGCGCGCGGTCAAGGACGCCGGCGAGGTCGAGCGGATCGCCGCGGCCTGCGCGCTGGCCGACACCGCGCTGCGCGCCCTGCTCGACGACGGCGGCCTGCGCCCGGGACGCACCGAGGCCGACGTCGCGCTCGACCTCGACGAACGGATGCGCCGCCTGGGCGCCGACGGCCCCGCCTTCGACACCATCCTCGCCGCCGGTCCGCACTCCGCGGTGCCGCACCACCGCCCCACCGGCACCGAGCTGCGTCGCGGCGACCTCGTCAAGATCGACTTCGGGGCGGCGCTGGACGGCTACCACTCCGACACCACGCGCACGTTCTGCCTGGGCCCGGCCGCGGACTGGCAGCGTGAGCTGCACGGCCTGGTCGACGCCGCCGCCGCGGCCGGGCGGGCCGCGCTCGTCGCCGGGGCGTCGGTGACCGCCGTCGACGCGGCCGCCCGGGACGTGATCACCGCCGCCGGGCACGGCGAACGGTTCCCGCACGGCCTCGGCCACGGGGTCGGGCTCGCGGTGCACGAGCCGCCGTGGCTCGGGATCACCGCCACCGGTCGGATCGACGCCGGCAACGTCGTGACCGTCGAGCCGGGCGTCTACCTCGACGGACGGGGCGGGGTGCGGATCGAGGACACCCTGCACGTCGTCGCGGGCGGCCCGGCCGTGCCGCTGACCGGGCTGCCCCGCGAGCTCATCGAGATCTGA